In the genome of Bosea sp. BIWAKO-01, the window CCGCGCGCGAGTTTGTACTCGCCGCCACGCACCAGGAACTTCGCGCCGAATTTTGCGAAGGCGATGGCATTCAGGGTGCGATACCTGGCGTATGCCTCCTGATCCTCAACGTCGACGCGGGCGACCCAATATCCCTTCGCCACGGCTCAGAGCCCTTCCACGACAACGAGATCGATCTCACCGGCGCCTTCGCGCTCCTTGCGGGCCGCGGCATATTCCGGCGAATTCGCATAGGCCTTGGCCGTCTCGAAATCCTTGAACTCGATGACGACGTTGCGGGCCCGGCCCTCGCCCTCGGCCACCGTCATCTGGCCGCCGCGCACTATCGGCGTACCGCCATACTGCTTGATCACCTCGGAGGCCTTGGCGGCATAGACCGCCCAGAGCGTCGCGTTGGAAACCATGGCGCGACCGATGACATATCCCTTGGGCATTTCCAGCTTCCGTTCTTGGGTTGAAACCTGATCCGACCAGACTACGAAGCCGCGGCGATCTCGTCCATGATCGCGGCAGCCGCCGCACGCGGGTCAGCCGCGCGGATAATGGGGCGCCCGACCACGAGATGGTCGGCCCCGACGCGGATCGCCTCGCTGGGCGTCAGGGTCCG includes:
- a CDS encoding DUF1330 domain-containing protein yields the protein MPKGYVIGRAMVSNATLWAVYAAKASEVIKQYGGTPIVRGGQMTVAEGEGRARNVVIEFKDFETAKAYANSPEYAAARKEREGAGEIDLVVVEGL